One Telluria mixta DNA window includes the following coding sequences:
- a CDS encoding DUF4139 domain-containing protein, which yields MEFKQAWPVGLAFVVTTAAAVDAPIQSVTLYPGSATVERVAQVAPGATEVEITGLPANFDKDTVRLQADAGIQVGQVVTRDQARADSPSAREADLEAKVQALQDQVAAIDADIKSAQIVQGYLEKLGTGGDKAAPVDAKNLAGTLDAIRKGAFDALERVRNDETKKRALTKQLDAARRELAQAQAGARAGRTITVQVAARQGGKIVLTYQVDRAGWKPAYRAALDSSAATIDLERMATISQKTGEDWTNVKLRLSTGQPSLVVVAPDPEPWLLDYRPPVDTRANDSIMFHAMRAPAAPAAPPPPPEGKQDDYIAPILESQGNFTTEFEVPARVTLASDGREIAVSLSRQTLKAEQRVLVAPRSGNDAAVLTAQAARPDGVWLPGQVQLQRDGTYVGALRWDPQAGERFRLAFGRDPLVRVKVEDRDRKSGRTGFFNGANQRRIAQTYVVTSTHRQPIDVLVLEPTPVSESDKVTVKTALRPEPDVRDWEQRRGLVGWTRTLKPNETARFDVDYVIDYPKEGYVQGLP from the coding sequence ATGGAATTCAAGCAGGCATGGCCAGTCGGCCTGGCGTTCGTTGTGACGACCGCCGCGGCGGTGGACGCCCCGATCCAGAGCGTCACCTTGTATCCCGGCAGCGCCACCGTGGAGCGCGTCGCGCAGGTCGCACCCGGCGCGACGGAGGTCGAGATCACGGGCCTGCCCGCCAACTTCGACAAGGACACCGTGCGGCTGCAGGCCGATGCCGGCATCCAGGTCGGGCAGGTCGTCACGCGCGACCAGGCCAGGGCCGACAGCCCGAGTGCACGCGAGGCGGACCTCGAGGCGAAGGTGCAGGCGCTGCAGGACCAGGTCGCCGCGATCGACGCGGACATCAAGTCGGCCCAGATCGTCCAGGGCTATCTCGAAAAGCTGGGCACGGGCGGCGACAAGGCCGCGCCGGTCGATGCGAAGAACCTGGCCGGCACGCTCGATGCGATCCGCAAGGGCGCGTTCGATGCGCTCGAGCGCGTGCGCAACGACGAGACGAAAAAGCGCGCGTTGACGAAGCAGCTCGACGCTGCCAGGCGCGAGCTCGCGCAGGCGCAGGCCGGCGCACGCGCGGGCCGGACGATCACGGTGCAGGTGGCGGCCCGGCAGGGCGGGAAGATCGTGCTGACTTACCAGGTGGACCGCGCGGGCTGGAAGCCGGCGTACCGGGCCGCGCTGGACTCCAGTGCGGCCACCATCGACCTGGAGCGGATGGCGACGATTTCGCAAAAGACGGGCGAGGACTGGACCAACGTGAAGCTGCGCCTGTCGACGGGCCAGCCGAGCCTCGTCGTGGTCGCGCCCGATCCGGAGCCGTGGCTGCTGGATTACCGGCCGCCGGTGGATACCCGGGCCAACGATTCCATCATGTTCCACGCCATGCGGGCTCCCGCAGCGCCTGCGGCGCCGCCGCCTCCGCCCGAGGGCAAACAGGACGACTACATCGCCCCCATCCTGGAATCGCAGGGGAACTTCACCACCGAGTTCGAGGTACCGGCCCGCGTCACCCTGGCATCGGACGGCCGCGAGATCGCCGTCAGCCTGTCGCGCCAGACCCTGAAGGCGGAGCAGCGCGTCCTCGTCGCGCCGAGGAGCGGCAACGATGCGGCGGTCCTGACGGCGCAGGCGGCCCGGCCCGACGGCGTCTGGCTGCCCGGCCAGGTGCAGCTGCAGCGCGACGGCACTTATGTCGGCGCGCTGCGCTGGGACCCGCAGGCGGGCGAGCGGTTCCGGCTGGCGTTCGGACGCGATCCGCTCGTGCGCGTAAAAGTCGAGGACCGTGACCGCAAGTCGGGCCGGACGGGCTTCTTCAACGGCGCCAACCAGCGCCGCATCGCGCAGACGTATGTCGTGACGAGCACCCATCGCCAGCCCATCGACGTGCTCGTGCTCGAACCGACGCCGGTCAGCGAGTCGGACAAGGTGACCGTCAAGACGGCCCTGCGTCCGGAACCGGACGTCCGCGACTGGGAGCAGCGGCGCGGACTGGTCGGATGGACGCGGACCCTGAAGCCGAACGAGACGGCCCGCTTCGACGTCGACTACGTCATCGATTATCCGAAAGAGGGCTACGTGCAGGGCTTGCCCTGA
- a CDS encoding pectinesterase family protein: protein MRYARIRAALALAALCLTVNGANAATDPARATAPPDGWASQGGGTIAGANAALEQIYTVTNRAQLLAAIANGGTTPKIIKLSGLVDMTEGRPYTSTADQSARGAIRLKSNTTLIGDGANSGLVNGHIILSNVSQVIIRNLRIQNPCDVGPVWDPTDGSTGNWNAAYDAIGISGSDHVWIDHNSFTDAPVTDNYLPIENGHVKQCHDGAVDITNASDYVTVSYNVFGEHDKNNLIGSSSSATADEGKLRVTFSNNVFRAIQSRAPRVRFGQVHLFNNYYVGSKTADVYKNSYSVGPGTNAKILSNANVFEIAGATGCDSVIRNPGDATAGTFKDTGSLLNGAALGACTVSSATTWTPPYAYTPRPAALVKANALAQAGGGKLATAITGTGKTTIDTGPALNCPATGLYFCDDFQSGSTAKWNLLPLSTPTSGANGMFSVTEEAAGSASKVLQYTAATTGGVLALVKPDAFGGVPSADYYVEARIRPMANGTTGNKLLYLVARYADAGNWYGAGLNVQSSTTSTQVEIARMLNGTLSRPKQVKAPIAMDAQFYTVRFEMIGTTLTVYLDGKNLGSVTDASFAQRGSIGLYTANKSFQVDDVRVGDPRQKPVQLTLDPAATTYTAEAGDAPLNIAVTAVTADGTADSFNVASSNPAVVGASANGNTVTLTPLSAGTAGIVFTSGSEPGLTRTIAATIGAQFVQPTQTYALQGASSPAAQAGAVNVDTVLKLTFDSPPTLGTNGSIRIFRKADDALVDVIRTSGETDALGYPGQALVRRVNTAPIRIDGNTVRITPHSGKLAYGTEYYVAIADGVFTNTSLGGLPFVGIGKLGGWSFTTKAAAPTSSTVTVDDDGSADFRTVQGALNHAMQNFAKTAPVTITVKNGTYDELLYLNGKDNVTLKGESRDGVVIRYTNNETLNSGTGSSQSPTVAGSPAGGRAVMLVENADMLVLDTLTLANTTIRSASISGQAETLYFNSDTRLVAKHANFTSEQDTLNLKGWAWFYDTLVAGNVDFIWGSSHAALFENSEIRSVGDSANASSGGYVLQARVPVATDIGYVFLNSALTHGPGPGPNHGDVPAGATYLARSPGTTSTWDNVAFVNCRMDAHVAPAGWAGQGVNNQPAPNPAVATADAGWREYGSTTLGGTPLDLRTRVGGYVLSDADVANRFATRAKVFAAYGGGAGWNPQP from the coding sequence ATGAGATACGCACGTATCAGGGCGGCGCTCGCGCTCGCCGCGCTCTGCCTTACCGTCAATGGCGCCAACGCCGCCACCGACCCGGCCCGCGCCACCGCGCCGCCCGACGGCTGGGCGAGCCAGGGCGGCGGCACCATCGCCGGCGCCAACGCCGCCCTGGAGCAGATCTACACGGTGACGAACCGCGCGCAGCTGCTCGCGGCCATCGCCAACGGCGGCACGACGCCCAAGATCATCAAGCTGTCCGGCCTTGTGGACATGACGGAAGGCCGGCCGTACACGAGCACCGCCGACCAGTCGGCCCGCGGCGCCATCCGCCTCAAGAGCAACACGACCCTGATCGGCGACGGCGCGAATTCAGGCCTGGTCAACGGCCACATCATCCTGTCGAACGTCAGCCAGGTCATCATCCGCAACCTCAGGATCCAGAACCCGTGCGACGTCGGCCCCGTGTGGGACCCGACGGACGGATCGACCGGCAACTGGAACGCGGCCTATGACGCCATCGGCATCTCCGGCTCGGACCACGTCTGGATCGACCACAACTCGTTCACCGACGCGCCGGTCACGGACAACTACCTGCCCATCGAGAACGGCCACGTGAAGCAGTGCCACGACGGCGCCGTCGACATCACCAACGCGTCCGACTACGTGACCGTGTCGTACAACGTGTTCGGTGAACACGACAAGAACAACCTGATCGGCTCGAGCAGCTCCGCCACGGCCGACGAGGGCAAGCTGCGCGTCACCTTCAGCAACAACGTGTTCCGCGCGATCCAGTCGCGCGCGCCGCGCGTGCGCTTCGGCCAGGTCCACCTCTTCAACAATTACTATGTGGGCAGCAAGACGGCCGACGTGTACAAGAATAGCTACAGCGTGGGTCCGGGCACGAATGCGAAGATCCTGTCGAACGCGAACGTGTTCGAGATCGCCGGCGCGACCGGCTGCGACAGCGTGATCCGCAATCCGGGCGACGCCACCGCCGGCACCTTCAAGGACACCGGCTCGCTGCTGAACGGCGCGGCACTGGGCGCGTGCACGGTCTCCAGCGCGACGACGTGGACGCCGCCTTACGCCTACACGCCGCGCCCGGCCGCCCTCGTGAAAGCGAACGCATTGGCGCAGGCCGGCGGCGGCAAGCTGGCGACGGCAATCACCGGCACCGGCAAGACCACCATCGACACGGGCCCCGCGCTGAACTGCCCCGCCACTGGCCTGTACTTCTGCGACGATTTCCAAAGCGGCAGCACGGCCAAGTGGAACCTGCTTCCCTTATCTACGCCGACCTCCGGCGCGAACGGCATGTTCAGCGTGACGGAAGAAGCGGCGGGCAGCGCCAGCAAGGTGCTGCAGTACACGGCCGCGACGACAGGCGGCGTGCTCGCGCTCGTGAAGCCGGACGCGTTCGGCGGCGTACCGTCCGCCGACTATTACGTGGAAGCGCGCATCCGCCCAATGGCCAACGGCACGACGGGCAACAAGCTGCTGTACCTCGTCGCACGCTATGCCGATGCAGGTAACTGGTACGGCGCGGGCCTGAACGTCCAGAGCAGCACGACGAGTACCCAGGTCGAGATCGCGCGCATGCTGAACGGAACACTCAGCCGCCCGAAACAGGTCAAGGCGCCGATCGCGATGGATGCCCAGTTCTACACGGTCCGCTTCGAAATGATCGGCACCACGCTCACGGTGTACCTGGACGGGAAGAACCTCGGCAGCGTCACCGATGCGTCGTTCGCGCAGCGTGGATCGATCGGCCTGTACACGGCCAATAAATCGTTCCAGGTCGACGACGTGCGCGTGGGCGACCCGCGCCAGAAACCCGTGCAGCTGACGCTCGATCCGGCCGCGACGACCTACACGGCCGAAGCGGGCGATGCGCCTTTGAACATCGCCGTCACGGCAGTCACGGCGGACGGCACGGCCGACAGTTTCAACGTCGCGTCCAGCAATCCGGCCGTCGTCGGCGCGAGCGCGAACGGCAACACCGTCACCTTGACGCCGCTGTCCGCCGGCACGGCCGGCATCGTCTTCACGAGCGGCTCCGAACCGGGCCTCACACGCACGATCGCGGCGACCATCGGCGCGCAATTCGTCCAGCCGACGCAGACGTATGCGCTGCAGGGCGCCAGCAGCCCGGCCGCGCAGGCGGGCGCGGTCAACGTCGACACGGTCCTGAAGCTCACCTTCGACAGCCCGCCGACACTCGGTACGAACGGCAGCATCCGCATCTTCCGCAAGGCCGACGATGCGCTCGTCGACGTGATCCGCACGAGCGGCGAGACGGACGCCCTCGGCTACCCCGGCCAGGCCCTCGTGCGGCGCGTGAACACGGCGCCGATCCGCATCGACGGCAACACCGTGCGCATCACGCCGCACTCGGGCAAGCTCGCCTACGGCACGGAATACTATGTCGCGATTGCCGATGGCGTGTTCACGAACACCTCGCTGGGCGGCCTGCCCTTCGTCGGTATCGGCAAGCTCGGTGGCTGGTCGTTCACGACGAAGGCGGCCGCGCCGACCTCCAGCACGGTCACCGTCGACGACGACGGCAGCGCCGACTTCCGCACCGTGCAGGGCGCGCTGAACCACGCGATGCAGAACTTCGCGAAGACGGCGCCGGTGACGATCACCGTGAAGAACGGCACCTACGACGAGCTGCTGTACCTGAACGGCAAGGACAACGTCACGCTCAAGGGAGAAAGCCGCGACGGCGTCGTGATCCGCTACACGAACAACGAAACGCTGAACTCCGGGACCGGTAGCAGCCAGTCGCCGACGGTGGCCGGCTCGCCGGCGGGCGGACGGGCCGTCATGCTGGTCGAGAACGCGGACATGCTGGTGCTCGACACGCTGACCCTCGCTAACACGACGATCCGCTCGGCGTCGATCTCGGGCCAGGCGGAGACGCTGTACTTCAACAGCGACACGCGCCTCGTTGCGAAGCACGCGAACTTCACGAGCGAGCAGGACACGCTGAACCTGAAGGGCTGGGCGTGGTTCTACGACACGCTCGTCGCGGGCAACGTCGATTTCATCTGGGGCAGCAGCCACGCGGCCCTGTTCGAGAACAGCGAGATCCGCAGCGTGGGCGACAGCGCCAACGCATCGAGCGGCGGCTACGTGCTGCAGGCGCGCGTGCCGGTGGCGACGGACATCGGCTACGTCTTCCTGAACAGCGCGCTGACGCATGGTCCCGGCCCCGGTCCGAACCACGGCGACGTGCCGGCCGGCGCGACGTATCTGGCGCGCAGCCCGGGCACCACGAGCACATGGGACAACGTCGCGTTCGTGAACTGCCGGATGGATGCGCACGTGGCGCCCGCCGGCTGGGCGGGCCAGGGTGTCAATAACCAGCCGGCGCCGAATCCGGCCGTGGCGACGGCGGACGCCGGCTGGCGCGAATACGGCAGCACGACGCTGGGCGGCACGCCGCTCGACCTGCGCACGCGCGTGGGCGGCTACGTGCTGTCCGATGCGGACGTGGCGAACCGTTTCGCCACGCGCGCCAAGGTATTCGCGGCCTACGGCGGCGGCGCGGGGTGGAATCCGCAGCCGTGA
- a CDS encoding PEP-CTERM sorting domain-containing protein (PEP-CTERM proteins occur, often in large numbers, in the proteomes of bacteria that also encode an exosortase, a predicted intramembrane cysteine proteinase. The presence of a PEP-CTERM domain at a protein's C-terminus predicts cleavage within the sorting domain, followed by covalent anchoring to some some component of the (usually Gram-negative) cell surface. Many PEP-CTERM proteins exhibit an unusual sequence composition that includes large numbers of potential glycosylation sites. Expression of one such protein has been shown restore the ability of a bacterium to form floc, a type of biofilm.) has product METLVLAALATGPAQAAPLSLQDARITATYNGSAADVLGLDHLFAQEPGSNTSTLDPTNSGVEFLTADFLFGFDFATDGTLTIYENMPVPAGDYKLTFDFGATLPAAITSFTLLDGSAVDGVPGLAVVDGHTIAVDLGGLAWHGDFGAITARIGAADVPEPAVPALLLAGAAGLAFSRRTRRT; this is encoded by the coding sequence TTGGAGACCCTGGTCCTGGCAGCCCTTGCCACCGGCCCGGCACAGGCAGCACCGCTTTCCCTGCAAGACGCCCGCATCACCGCCACCTACAACGGCAGCGCAGCCGACGTCCTCGGACTCGACCACCTGTTCGCCCAGGAACCCGGCAGCAACACGAGCACGCTCGACCCGACGAACAGCGGCGTGGAATTCCTCACGGCCGACTTCCTGTTCGGCTTCGATTTCGCCACGGACGGCACACTCACCATCTACGAGAACATGCCCGTCCCCGCCGGCGACTACAAGCTGACCTTCGACTTCGGCGCGACGCTCCCCGCCGCGATCACCAGCTTCACGCTGCTGGACGGCAGCGCGGTCGACGGCGTGCCCGGCCTTGCCGTCGTCGATGGCCACACCATCGCCGTCGACCTGGGCGGACTCGCGTGGCACGGCGACTTCGGCGCCATCACGGCGCGGATCGGTGCCGCGGATGTCCCCGAACCCGCGGTCCCCGCCCTGCTGCTGGCCGGCGCCGCCGGTCTCGCATTCAGCCGCCGCACCCGCCGCACCTAA
- a CDS encoding NADP-dependent isocitrate dehydrogenase, whose product MSSDQTIIYTLTDEAPLLATHAFLPVVETFAKPAGIRIEESDISVAARILAAFADRLPADQRVPDTLSELGKKTLQPDANIIKLPNISASVGQLQAAIKELQGKGYNIPDYPADPKTDEEKEIKARYGKCIGSAVNPVLREGNSDRRAPKAVKEYARKNPHSMGEWSQASRTHVSHMTHGDFYHGEKSMTLDRARDVKMELITKSGETIVLKPKVSLLDGEIIDSMFMSRKALLEFYEQQIEDAHKTGVMFSLHVKATMMKVSHPIVFGHAVRTFYKEAFEKHGETLAALGVNVNNGMADLYNKIAKLPDSQREEIIRDIHACQEHRPALAMVDSAKGITNFHSPNDVIVDASMPAMIRAGGKMYGADGRLKEVKAVIPESTFARIYQEIINFCKWHGAFDPRTMGTVPNVGLMAQQAEEYGSHDKTFEVQEDGVANITDLATGEVLLSQNVEKGDIWRMCQVKDAPIRDWVKLAVTRARNSGMPAVFWLDPYRPHENELIKKVKTYLADHDTNGLDIQIMSQVRAMRFTLERAFRGLDTISVTGNILRDYLTDLFPILELGTSAKMLSIVPLMAGGGMYETGAGGSAPKHVQQLTEENHLRWDSLGEFLALAVSFEDLGLKTGNAKAKLLAKTLDAATGKLLDNRKSPSPKTGELDNRGSQFYLSMFWAQELAAQTEDAELAAYFAPLAKQLAENEQKIVAELIEIQGKPVDIGGYYKPDNAKVKAVMRPSATFNKALESVGA is encoded by the coding sequence ATGAGCAGTGATCAGACCATCATCTATACCCTAACCGACGAGGCGCCCCTGCTGGCCACCCACGCCTTCCTGCCCGTCGTCGAGACGTTTGCCAAACCCGCCGGCATCCGTATCGAAGAGAGCGACATCTCCGTCGCGGCGCGTATCCTGGCCGCCTTCGCGGACCGCCTGCCGGCGGACCAGCGCGTGCCGGACACGCTGTCGGAACTCGGCAAGAAGACGCTGCAGCCGGATGCCAACATCATCAAGCTGCCGAACATCTCGGCATCCGTGGGCCAGCTGCAGGCAGCCATCAAGGAACTGCAGGGCAAGGGCTACAACATCCCCGACTACCCGGCGGATCCGAAGACGGACGAAGAAAAAGAGATCAAGGCCCGCTACGGCAAGTGCATCGGCTCGGCCGTGAACCCGGTCCTGCGCGAAGGTAACTCGGACCGCCGCGCGCCGAAGGCCGTCAAGGAATACGCTCGCAAGAACCCGCACTCGATGGGCGAATGGTCGCAGGCATCGCGCACGCACGTGTCGCACATGACCCATGGCGACTTCTACCACGGCGAGAAGTCGATGACGCTCGACCGCGCGCGCGACGTCAAGATGGAACTGATCACCAAGAGCGGCGAGACCATCGTCCTGAAACCGAAGGTCTCCCTGCTGGACGGCGAGATCATCGACTCGATGTTCATGAGCCGCAAGGCCCTGCTCGAGTTCTACGAACAGCAGATCGAAGACGCGCACAAGACCGGCGTGATGTTCTCGCTGCACGTGAAGGCGACCATGATGAAGGTGTCGCACCCGATCGTGTTCGGCCACGCGGTCCGTACCTTCTACAAAGAAGCCTTCGAGAAGCACGGCGAAACGCTGGCGGCCCTGGGCGTCAACGTCAACAACGGCATGGCCGACCTGTACAACAAGATCGCCAAGCTGCCGGATTCGCAGCGCGAAGAAATCATCCGCGACATCCACGCCTGCCAGGAACACCGCCCGGCGCTGGCGATGGTCGACTCGGCCAAGGGCATCACCAACTTCCACTCGCCGAACGACGTGATCGTCGATGCATCGATGCCGGCAATGATCCGCGCCGGCGGCAAGATGTACGGCGCCGACGGCCGCCTGAAGGAAGTCAAGGCCGTGATCCCGGAATCGACGTTCGCCCGTATCTACCAGGAGATCATCAACTTCTGCAAATGGCATGGCGCCTTCGACCCGCGCACGATGGGTACCGTCCCGAACGTCGGCCTGATGGCCCAGCAGGCCGAGGAATACGGCTCGCACGACAAGACCTTCGAAGTGCAGGAAGACGGCGTGGCCAACATCACCGACCTGGCGACGGGCGAAGTGCTGCTGTCGCAGAACGTCGAGAAGGGCGACATCTGGCGCATGTGCCAGGTGAAGGACGCCCCGATCCGCGACTGGGTCAAGCTGGCCGTTACCCGTGCCCGCAACTCCGGCATGCCGGCCGTGTTCTGGCTGGACCCGTACCGTCCGCACGAGAATGAACTGATCAAGAAGGTCAAGACGTACTTGGCCGACCACGACACCAACGGCCTGGACATCCAGATCATGTCGCAGGTGCGCGCGATGCGCTTCACGCTGGAGCGTGCCTTCCGCGGCCTGGACACCATCTCGGTGACCGGCAACATCCTGCGCGACTACCTGACCGACCTGTTCCCGATCCTGGAACTGGGCACCAGCGCCAAGATGCTGTCGATCGTCCCGCTGATGGCCGGCGGCGGCATGTACGAGACGGGCGCCGGCGGTTCGGCACCGAAGCACGTGCAGCAGCTGACCGAAGAAAACCACCTGCGCTGGGACTCGCTGGGCGAATTCCTCGCGCTGGCCGTGAGCTTCGAAGACCTGGGCCTCAAGACCGGCAACGCGAAAGCCAAGCTGCTGGCCAAGACGCTGGACGCCGCCACCGGCAAGCTGCTGGACAACCGCAAGTCGCCGTCGCCGAAGACCGGTGAACTCGACAACCGCGGCAGCCAGTTCTACCTGTCGATGTTCTGGGCCCAGGAACTGGCCGCGCAAACGGAAGACGCCGAACTGGCCGCCTACTTCGCGCCGCTGGCCAAGCAACTGGCCGAGAACGAGCAGAAGATCGTCGCGGAACTGATCGAGATCCAGGGCAAGCCGGTCGACATCGGCGGCTACTACAAGCCGGACAATGCCAAGGTCAAGGCCGTGATGCGCCCCAGCGCGACCTTCAACAAGGCACTGGAAAGCGTCGGCGCCTGA
- a CDS encoding LytR/AlgR family response regulator transcription factor encodes MLAYLEEQLAAAWPDLRIVGRAGNGIEALRLIDELAPDVVFLDIQMPGLTGLDLAARLVDDAKAPRVVFTTAHEAYALQAFEHAAFDYLLKPIRLERLQRTVERLKEALAAPAPAAPSADMLAGLLRQLGMAPAAPAAAPAPAAPLQWIRAAQGQETRLIAIDEVIYFQSNDKYTSVFVADGEHLIRTPMRQLRDQLDPQQFWQIHRGVIVAARHVAGTRTDFRGRLLVRLKGRDEQLVVSRNYADLFRQM; translated from the coding sequence CTGCTGGCCTATCTCGAAGAACAACTGGCCGCCGCCTGGCCCGATCTGCGCATCGTCGGGCGCGCCGGCAACGGCATCGAGGCGCTGCGCCTGATCGACGAACTCGCGCCCGACGTCGTCTTCCTCGACATCCAGATGCCCGGCCTGACCGGCCTCGACCTCGCCGCCCGCCTCGTCGATGACGCCAAGGCGCCGCGCGTCGTGTTCACGACCGCGCACGAAGCGTACGCGCTGCAGGCGTTCGAGCACGCCGCGTTCGACTACCTGCTGAAACCCATCCGCCTGGAGCGGCTGCAGCGCACCGTCGAACGGTTGAAAGAAGCGCTGGCGGCACCCGCACCGGCCGCGCCGTCCGCCGACATGCTGGCCGGCCTGCTGCGCCAGCTCGGCATGGCACCGGCCGCGCCGGCTGCCGCGCCCGCCCCGGCCGCGCCGCTGCAATGGATCCGCGCCGCGCAGGGCCAGGAAACGCGGCTGATCGCCATCGACGAAGTCATTTACTTCCAAAGCAACGACAAGTACACGAGCGTGTTCGTGGCCGACGGCGAGCACCTGATCCGCACGCCGATGCGCCAGCTGCGCGACCAGCTCGACCCGCAGCAGTTCTGGCAGATCCACCGCGGCGTGATCGTCGCCGCGCGCCACGTCGCCGGCACGCGCACGGACTTCCGCGGCCGGCTGCTGGTGAGACTCAAGGGCCGCGACGAGCAGCTCGTCGTCAGCCGCAACTACGCCGACCTGTTCCGCCAGATGTAA
- a CDS encoding sensor histidine kinase: protein MPTPATTSMHPLESFAPFRRWRPSSLRNLVYTFVWNGIIGVALTCVALLFGTRAPVATLLTEMLFASNVIGFLIHGMVHLLRRIAPGRNSAAMRVARLLLTACCALLGLAVTDTVFGGRSTFDALLHTGLMARYLPGAVVVALLMVGVLTAGERRVAREIEAARQQEQIAEAARLLAEAKLRTLQAQIEPHFLYNTLANVVSLIGSDPIRARHMLERLIDFLRASLSASRAEHATLGAEIDLARAYLDLLTVRMGARLRYRIDVDDACRAAPIAPMLIQPLVENAVMHGIEPKVDGGTIVVRARRVDAGVCVEVLDDGVGLVPAAPRPGGGVGLSNLRERLRSLHGNNAQLQLLENQDGGVTSRLILPV, encoded by the coding sequence ATGCCGACACCCGCCACGACCTCGATGCACCCGCTGGAATCGTTCGCGCCCTTCCGGCGCTGGCGCCCTTCGTCGCTGCGCAACCTCGTCTACACGTTCGTGTGGAACGGCATCATCGGCGTCGCGCTGACGTGCGTGGCGCTCCTGTTCGGCACCCGCGCACCGGTCGCCACGCTGCTGACGGAAATGCTGTTCGCATCGAACGTGATCGGCTTCCTCATCCACGGCATGGTGCACCTGCTGCGCCGCATCGCGCCCGGACGCAACAGCGCGGCCATGCGGGTCGCCAGGCTCCTGCTGACGGCATGTTGCGCCCTGCTCGGCCTGGCGGTCACGGACACCGTGTTCGGCGGACGCAGCACCTTCGATGCGCTGCTGCACACGGGCCTGATGGCGCGCTACCTGCCGGGCGCCGTCGTGGTCGCGCTGCTGATGGTCGGCGTGCTCACGGCCGGCGAGCGCCGCGTCGCGCGCGAGATCGAGGCCGCGCGCCAGCAGGAGCAGATTGCCGAGGCGGCGCGCCTGCTCGCGGAAGCGAAGCTGCGCACCCTGCAGGCCCAGATCGAACCGCACTTCCTGTACAACACGCTGGCCAACGTCGTGAGCCTGATCGGTTCGGACCCGATCCGGGCCCGCCACATGCTCGAGCGCCTGATCGATTTCCTGCGCGCGAGCCTGTCGGCCAGCCGCGCGGAACATGCGACCCTGGGCGCCGAAATCGACCTCGCCCGCGCCTATCTCGACCTGCTGACCGTCCGCATGGGCGCCCGGCTGCGCTACCGCATCGACGTGGACGACGCCTGCCGCGCCGCCCCCATTGCGCCCATGCTGATCCAGCCGCTCGTGGAAAACGCCGTCATGCACGGCATCGAGCCGAAGGTGGATGGCGGCACGATCGTCGTGCGTGCACGCCGGGTCGATGCCGGCGTGTGCGTGGAAGTCCTGGATGACGGCGTCGGCCTCGTGCCGGCGGCACCGCGACCAGGCGGCGGCGTCGGCCTGTCCAATCTGCGCGAGCGGCTGCGCAGCTTGCACGGCAATAACGCTCAGCTACAATTGCTCGAAAATCAAGACGGAGGCGTCACCTCGCGTCTGATCCTGCCCGTATAA